Proteins encoded within one genomic window of Triticum aestivum cultivar Chinese Spring chromosome 2D, IWGSC CS RefSeq v2.1, whole genome shotgun sequence:
- the LOC123050381 gene encoding uncharacterized protein encodes MATDGVSRLSVGVSVMVALSLAVFLTIVILLLADLFCSHLRRRRLRADAMEAPPHKWPKHGHGAAGSFSPPHAAGTAADDASVATTATTATTTAREALTSTPPFYYAHGVMCAPSRKDLLLAIPRLEAAVWRWSPARRSSPSPSPPRSDEPTARGSSSSACSDGLMYISNPVYERGAAAGHGHDTPFETPDASPSRYGITEEGREDGAFSPPLPMMRKLPPLGVLACPPPAVFDGRPPVTLWPGTVADANRASSSSSNFTARFFSW; translated from the coding sequence ATGGCGACCGACGGCGTGTCGAGGCTGAGCGTGGGGGTGAGCGTCATGGTTGCGCTCAGCCTGGCCGTTTTCCTCACCAtcgtcatcctcctcctcgccgaccTCTTCTGctcccacctccgccgccgccgcctccgcgcggaCGCCATGGAGGCGCCGCCGCACAAATGGCCGAAGCACGGCCATGGCGCCGCGGGGTCCTTCTCCCCGCCGCACGCCGCCGGCACGGCTGCCGACGACGCGTCCGTGGCGACCACGGCGACCACGGCCACAACCACGGCGCGCGAGGCGCTCACCAGCACCCCGCCCTTCTACTACGCGCACGGCGTCATGTGCGCGCCCAGCCGCAAGGACCTGCTCCTCGCCATCCCCAGGCTGGAGGCCGCCGTGTGGCGGTGGTCGCCCGCGCGCCGCtcctcgccgtcgccctcgccgccgcggTCGGACGAGCCCACCGCgcgcggctcctcctcctccgcgtgcAGCGACGGCCTCATGTACATCTCCAACCCGGTGTACGAGCGGGGCGCCGCCGCCGGGCACGGGCACGACACGCCGTTCGAGACGCCGGACGCATCGCCGTCGCGGTACGGGATCACGGAGGAAGGGCGGGAGGACGGGGCGTTCTCGCCGCCGCTGCCCATGATGAGGAAGCTGCCGCCGCTGGGCGTGCTGGCGTGCCCCCCGCCTGCGGTCTTCGATGGCCGGCCGCCGGTGACGCTGTGGCCCGGCACGGTCGCCGACGCCAACCgggcctcctcgtcgtcgtccaacTTTACCGCGCGCTTCTTCTCTTGGTAG